Proteins co-encoded in one Paraburkholderia terrae genomic window:
- a CDS encoding class IV adenylate cyclase: MARNIEIKARAQHFEQLRERAAALSPDAPLIFRQQDFFYDVPRGRLKLRQFDDGTPAELIFYQRDDRDGPKASYYTRSPVTNPEAMHSLLATALTTRGIVTKERHVYIVGRTRIHLDRVDGLGDFIELEVVLAQDDDEEGGEKEAYAVFSKLGVPESDLVAVAYVDMLNQEPLKAA; encoded by the coding sequence ATGGCACGCAACATCGAAATCAAAGCTCGCGCGCAGCACTTCGAGCAGCTTCGCGAGCGCGCCGCTGCGCTTTCGCCTGACGCTCCTTTGATTTTTCGCCAGCAGGACTTTTTCTACGACGTGCCGCGTGGCCGTCTGAAGCTGCGCCAGTTCGACGACGGCACGCCCGCCGAACTGATCTTCTATCAGCGCGACGACCGCGACGGCCCGAAGGCGTCGTACTACACGCGCAGCCCTGTGACGAACCCCGAAGCGATGCACTCGCTGCTCGCCACCGCGCTCACGACGCGCGGCATCGTCACGAAGGAGCGCCATGTCTATATCGTCGGGCGCACGCGGATTCACCTGGATCGCGTCGATGGTCTCGGCGATTTCATCGAGCTCGAAGTCGTGCTCGCGCAGGATGACGACGAAGAAGGCGGCGAGAAGGAAGCGTACGCCGTGTTCTCGAAGCTCGGCGTGCCGGAATCGGATCTGGTTGCCGTCGCTTACGTGGATATGCTGAATCAGGAGCCGTTGAAAGCCGCCTGA
- a CDS encoding Lrp/AsnC family transcriptional regulator → MLELDHFDLALLDVLQRFGRATHQQLGEQVPLSPSQIGRRLQRLESIGVVDGYRVVLRPEKLGLGVTAFTSLKLKHHGDSIIEQFQQQIDVLPEVLECHAVVGDADYLLRIVAPDLNALSSFVMKKLMRVPGVDSVRSYIVLTTFKRNGPLPLGHLAPGAAAV, encoded by the coding sequence ATGCTAGAACTCGATCACTTCGATCTGGCGCTGCTCGACGTCCTGCAGCGCTTCGGGCGCGCGACGCATCAGCAACTTGGCGAGCAGGTGCCGCTGTCGCCGTCGCAGATCGGGCGGCGCTTGCAGCGGCTGGAGTCGATCGGTGTGGTCGATGGTTACCGCGTGGTGCTGCGGCCGGAAAAGCTCGGGCTCGGCGTGACGGCTTTCACGAGCCTGAAGCTGAAGCACCACGGCGATTCGATCATCGAGCAGTTCCAGCAGCAGATCGACGTGCTGCCCGAGGTGCTGGAGTGCCACGCGGTGGTTGGCGACGCGGATTATCTGCTGCGTATCGTGGCGCCGGATCTGAACGCGCTGTCGTCGTTCGTGATGAAGAAGCTGATGCGGGTGCCGGGCGTCGATAGCGTGCGCTCGTACATCGTGCTGACGACGTTCAAGCGCAACGGCCCATTGCCGCTCGGTCATCTGGCGCCCGGCGCGGCCGCCGTCTGA
- the phhA gene encoding phenylalanine 4-monooxygenase, with product MSVPNTAKLKEQFDAGLETRADFTIDQPTHRYGAVDHAVWKQLYTRQTALLRGRVCDEFLAGVERLNLSPESVPSFEAINEQLMPATGWRIVAVPGLVPDQVFFEHLANRRFPVTWWMRRPDQLDYLQEPDCFHDLYGHVPLLINPVFADYMHAYGRAALGANDANALPLLARLYWYTVEFGLIRDDASPNGVKIYGAGIVSSKGETLYSQQSDAPNRIAFDLERVMQTQYRIDTFQKTYFVIDDFSELFDVARTDFAPLLAKLAHAVPFPAGDVRATDAVITRGTGEGWATDGDI from the coding sequence ATGTCAGTCCCGAACACCGCGAAGCTCAAAGAGCAATTTGACGCCGGCCTCGAAACCCGCGCCGACTTCACCATCGACCAGCCGACGCATCGCTACGGCGCGGTCGATCACGCGGTGTGGAAGCAGCTCTATACGCGGCAGACGGCGCTGCTCAGAGGGCGCGTGTGCGACGAATTTCTGGCAGGCGTCGAGCGGCTGAATCTGTCGCCGGAAAGCGTGCCTTCGTTCGAAGCGATCAACGAACAGCTGATGCCTGCGACCGGCTGGCGGATCGTCGCCGTGCCGGGCCTCGTGCCGGATCAGGTGTTTTTCGAGCATCTGGCGAACCGCCGCTTTCCCGTGACGTGGTGGATGCGCCGCCCGGATCAGCTCGACTATCTGCAGGAGCCCGACTGCTTCCATGATCTGTACGGCCATGTGCCGCTACTGATCAACCCCGTGTTCGCCGACTACATGCACGCATATGGCCGCGCGGCCCTCGGTGCGAACGATGCGAATGCGCTGCCGCTGCTCGCTCGCCTCTATTGGTACACAGTCGAGTTCGGCCTGATCCGCGACGACGCGAGTCCAAATGGCGTGAAGATCTACGGTGCCGGAATCGTGTCGAGCAAAGGCGAGACGCTCTACAGCCAGCAAAGCGACGCGCCCAATCGCATCGCGTTCGATCTCGAACGCGTGATGCAAACGCAGTACCGGATCGACACGTTCCAGAAGACCTACTTCGTGATCGACGATTTCTCGGAACTGTTCGACGTCGCGCGCACCGATTTCGCGCCGCTGCTGGCGAAGCTCGCGCATGCAGTACCTTTCCCGGCAGGCGACGTGCGCGCCACCGACGCCGTTATCACACGCGGCACGGGCGAAGGCTGGGCGACGGACGGTGACATCTGA
- a CDS encoding 4a-hydroxytetrahydrobiopterin dehydratase: protein MIEKLSSEQRATQIAQLDGWQNVEGRDAIKRQFKFTDFNEAFGFMTRVAIKAQEMDHHPEWFNVYSNVEITLSTHDANGITERDIRLARFIDEIAAGK from the coding sequence ATGATCGAGAAACTCTCTTCCGAACAACGCGCAACGCAGATCGCTCAACTCGATGGCTGGCAGAACGTGGAAGGCCGCGACGCGATCAAACGGCAGTTCAAGTTCACCGACTTCAACGAAGCGTTCGGCTTCATGACGCGCGTCGCGATCAAAGCCCAGGAGATGGACCATCATCCGGAATGGTTCAACGTCTACAGCAACGTTGAGATCACGCTATCGACGCACGATGCAAACGGAATCACCGAGCGCGACATTCGCCTCGCACGTTTTATCGATGAAATTGCGGCTGGAAAGTGA
- a CDS encoding DUF3717 domain-containing protein — MSDITIYELEAAINFWRSRSPSSGDELVLCKEASALSKPYALMIVQRQTVLPQEGMDEIARAAWDSYVSLKNGLTK; from the coding sequence ATGTCCGATATTACGATCTACGAACTGGAAGCCGCGATCAATTTCTGGCGTTCCCGCTCGCCTTCGAGCGGTGACGAACTCGTTCTGTGCAAGGAGGCAAGCGCGCTCTCCAAGCCGTATGCGCTGATGATTGTACAGCGACAGACCGTGCTGCCGCAGGAAGGAATGGACGAGATTGCCCGTGCCGCGTGGGATTCTTACGTGTCCCTTAAGAATGGCCTAACGAAGTGA
- a CDS encoding response regulator transcription factor has protein sequence MRLLLIEDDRPIARGIQSSLEQAGFTVDMVHDGIFAEQALTQNRHELVILDLGLPGIDGMTLLSRFRQSNRHTPVIVLTARDELNDRVQGLNSGADDYMLKPFEPAELEARIRAVMRRSGPHGDMPRPEVSLGGVRLSGVDRRIFNDDKPLELSPREFAVLEMLLLRHGRVVSKAQLQDHLTHFGGDLGDTAIEVYVHRVRKKLENCRVEIVTVRGFGYLLQEIRQAS, from the coding sequence ATGCGACTCCTTCTGATCGAAGACGACCGCCCTATCGCGCGCGGCATCCAAAGCAGTCTCGAACAAGCCGGCTTCACGGTCGACATGGTCCACGACGGCATCTTCGCCGAACAGGCCCTCACGCAAAACCGCCACGAGCTGGTGATCCTCGATCTGGGACTGCCCGGTATCGACGGCATGACGCTGCTCTCGCGTTTCCGTCAGAGCAACCGTCATACGCCCGTGATCGTCCTGACCGCGCGCGACGAACTGAATGACCGCGTGCAAGGCCTCAATTCCGGCGCCGACGACTACATGCTGAAGCCGTTCGAACCCGCCGAACTCGAAGCGCGTATTCGCGCCGTGATGCGCCGCAGCGGACCGCACGGCGACATGCCGCGTCCGGAAGTGTCGCTCGGTGGCGTGCGTCTGTCGGGTGTGGATCGCCGCATCTTCAACGACGACAAGCCGCTCGAACTGTCGCCGCGTGAATTTGCGGTGCTCGAAATGCTGTTGCTGCGCCATGGCCGCGTGGTCAGCAAGGCGCAACTGCAGGATCACCTGACGCACTTCGGCGGCGATCTCGGCGACACCGCGATCGAAGTCTATGTACACCGGGTGCGCAAAAAGCTCGAAAACTGCCGCGTCGAAATCGTCACGGTGCGCGGCTTCGGCTATCTGCTCCAGGAAATCCGCCAGGCGTCATAA
- a CDS encoding sensor histidine kinase, with product MPYPAANSLRRQLLRRLAAPLSLLALMSGLIAYWLAWQYTQHVVDRSLADLATAISKQIQIAGPDAPITVPPLAQAMFSDPVEQLVYRISNGETEIAGDPKLPLQGTNVRRMHYAYVFETQHEGTAVRVAQVRVDQPTGNPVVIEVGQPVHHRFRIAAEFLVAIMMPLLLLLLAGWVIVWRVVNQQLNPLTDLADSLNRQTHTSLEPVDETFVPVEIRPLTGALNGLLDRLKAALDAQRKFIADAAHQLRTPLTAIKLHAEQAAIGRDPQQTLAAVKELRAAADRAVRLSNQLLSLARAEPGEQAARFVNLDVASLAFDTGAEWVPRALAVHVDLGFQRLDDPSNDHPLIARGNPVLLREVIANLLDNALKYVPPSRMNGARITMTVAQTVVDGVPTAEVTVEDNGPGVPQKQQPDLFKRFFRGDGQGMSDGTVDGGAGLGLAIVHDIMALHRGSVHYEDAAEGGARFIVRLPVATGAVLRAPEPPRETKKPAHHAPVDP from the coding sequence ATGCCCTATCCCGCCGCGAATAGCCTGCGCCGCCAGTTACTGCGCCGGCTCGCCGCTCCCCTTTCGCTGCTCGCGCTGATGAGCGGCCTCATCGCGTACTGGCTCGCGTGGCAATACACGCAGCACGTGGTCGACCGTTCGCTCGCCGACCTCGCCACGGCCATTTCGAAGCAGATCCAGATTGCCGGCCCCGATGCGCCGATCACCGTCCCGCCGCTCGCGCAGGCGATGTTCTCCGATCCCGTCGAACAACTCGTGTACCGGATCAGCAATGGCGAAACCGAAATCGCCGGCGACCCGAAACTGCCGCTGCAAGGCACCAACGTGCGTCGCATGCACTATGCGTACGTGTTCGAGACGCAGCATGAAGGTACGGCCGTGCGCGTTGCGCAGGTGCGCGTCGATCAGCCGACGGGCAATCCCGTCGTCATCGAAGTCGGCCAACCGGTGCATCACCGCTTTCGCATCGCCGCCGAATTTCTGGTCGCGATCATGATGCCGCTGCTGCTGTTGCTGCTCGCGGGCTGGGTGATCGTGTGGCGCGTCGTGAACCAGCAACTGAACCCGCTGACCGATCTCGCCGATTCGCTGAACCGACAGACCCACACGTCGCTGGAACCCGTCGACGAAACCTTCGTCCCCGTCGAAATCCGTCCGCTGACGGGCGCGCTGAACGGTTTGCTCGACCGTCTGAAAGCCGCGCTCGACGCACAGCGCAAATTCATCGCCGACGCCGCGCATCAGCTGCGCACGCCGCTCACCGCGATCAAGCTGCACGCGGAACAGGCGGCCATTGGACGCGATCCGCAGCAGACACTCGCCGCCGTCAAGGAACTGCGTGCCGCCGCCGATCGCGCCGTGCGTCTGTCGAACCAGTTGCTGTCGCTAGCGCGCGCCGAACCGGGCGAACAGGCAGCGCGTTTCGTGAACCTCGACGTCGCGTCGCTCGCTTTCGATACGGGCGCCGAATGGGTACCGCGCGCGCTCGCCGTGCATGTGGACCTCGGTTTCCAGCGGCTCGACGATCCGTCGAACGATCACCCGCTGATTGCGCGCGGCAACCCTGTGCTGCTGCGTGAAGTGATCGCGAATCTGCTCGACAACGCGCTGAAATATGTGCCGCCGTCGCGCATGAACGGCGCGCGGATCACGATGACGGTCGCGCAAACGGTGGTGGATGGCGTCCCGACAGCGGAAGTCACCGTTGAGGACAACGGCCCGGGCGTGCCCCAAAAGCAGCAACCCGATCTGTTCAAGCGCTTCTTCCGCGGCGACGGCCAGGGCATGAGCGACGGCACCGTCGACGGTGGCGCCGGTCTCGGCCTTGCGATCGTTCACGACATCATGGCGCTGCATCGCGGCAGCGTGCATTACGAAGATGCCGCCGAAGGTGGCGCGCGCTTTATCGTGCGGCTTCCCGTCGCGACGGGCGCCGTGCTGCGCGCACCGGAACCACCGCGCGAAACAAAAAAACCGGCGCATCATGCGCCGGTCGATCCTTGA
- a CDS encoding SET domain-containing protein has translation MSSRRIAVRQSGVHGKGVFALEPIAAGERLIEYKGQRISWKEALRRHPHNPDEPNHTFYFALDSGDVIDGKVKGNSARWINHSCAPNCEAEEIDGHVFIDALRDIGAGEELFYDYGLVIDARQTKKLKKEYECRCGARKCRGTMLAAPDKKDEKKAKKKK, from the coding sequence ATGAGTTCACGCAGGATCGCTGTGCGTCAATCGGGCGTGCACGGCAAAGGCGTGTTTGCACTCGAACCGATCGCAGCCGGCGAGCGGTTGATCGAATACAAGGGCCAACGGATTTCCTGGAAGGAAGCGCTGCGACGGCATCCTCATAATCCCGACGAACCGAATCACACGTTCTACTTCGCGCTCGATAGCGGCGACGTGATCGACGGCAAGGTGAAGGGCAACAGCGCGCGCTGGATCAATCACTCGTGCGCGCCGAATTGCGAAGCGGAAGAAATCGACGGCCACGTATTTATCGACGCGCTGCGTGATATCGGCGCGGGCGAAGAGCTGTTCTACGACTACGGGCTCGTGATCGACGCGCGTCAGACGAAGAAGCTGAAGAAGGAATACGAGTGCCGTTGCGGCGCGCGCAAGTGCCGCGGCACGATGCTCGCGGCGCCGGACAAGAAGGACGAGAAGAAAGCGAAGAAGAAAAAGTGA
- a CDS encoding NADH:flavin oxidoreductase/NADH oxidase — translation MSALFTPLTLRSVTLPNRIVVSPMCQYSAERGEATAWHMIHLGHLALSGAAMLCIEATAVEPDGRITPADLGLWDDVTEEALKPVLAAIRKHSKVHVAMQLSHAGRKASSNVPWEGGQLIPVADGGWLPHAPSALPHKAGEEPPLALDNAGLNRIREAFAASARRAARLGIDALEVHAAHGYLLHQFLSPLANQRSDEYGGSRENRMRFPLEIFDIVRAAFPADKPVGVRVSAIDWVDGGITIEDTIAFVQELKKRGCDWVDVSSGGVSPLQKIPLEPGYQVPFAKAVKEATGMTTMAVGLITDPEHANRLIEEGDADLIAMARALLYDPRWPWHAAAQLGATVDAPPQYWRSQPREQKALFGDISFGQR, via the coding sequence ATGAGCGCTCTTTTCACTCCGCTCACGCTGCGTAGCGTGACGCTGCCGAACCGCATCGTCGTGTCACCGATGTGTCAATACTCTGCCGAACGCGGCGAAGCGACGGCATGGCACATGATCCATCTCGGTCACCTCGCGCTGTCGGGTGCGGCCATGCTGTGCATCGAGGCAACGGCTGTCGAACCCGATGGCCGCATCACGCCCGCCGACCTCGGCCTCTGGGACGACGTGACGGAAGAAGCACTGAAGCCCGTGCTCGCCGCGATCCGCAAGCACTCGAAAGTACACGTCGCGATGCAACTGTCGCACGCGGGGCGCAAGGCTTCGAGCAACGTGCCGTGGGAAGGCGGGCAACTGATTCCCGTCGCCGACGGCGGCTGGCTGCCGCATGCGCCATCCGCGCTGCCGCACAAAGCCGGCGAAGAGCCGCCGCTCGCGCTGGACAACGCGGGTCTCAACCGTATCCGCGAAGCGTTCGCGGCGTCGGCAAGGCGCGCCGCGCGTCTGGGCATCGACGCGCTCGAAGTGCATGCCGCGCATGGTTATCTACTTCATCAGTTCCTGTCGCCGCTTGCAAACCAGCGCAGCGACGAATATGGCGGCTCGCGTGAGAATCGCATGCGTTTCCCGCTCGAAATATTCGACATCGTGCGCGCCGCATTCCCCGCCGACAAACCGGTCGGCGTGCGCGTCTCGGCGATCGACTGGGTCGACGGCGGCATCACGATCGAAGACACGATTGCGTTCGTGCAGGAGCTGAAGAAGCGCGGCTGCGACTGGGTCGATGTGTCGTCGGGTGGCGTGTCGCCGTTGCAGAAGATCCCGCTCGAACCCGGCTATCAGGTGCCGTTCGCGAAGGCGGTGAAGGAAGCGACGGGTATGACGACCATGGCCGTCGGTCTGATCACGGACCCGGAGCACGCGAACCGGCTGATCGAAGAGGGCGACGCGGATCTCATCGCGATGGCCCGCGCGCTGCTCTACGATCCGCGCTGGCCGTGGCACGCGGCCGCGCAACTCGGCGCAACCGTCGACGCTCCGCCGCAATACTGGCGTTCGCAACCGCGCGAACAGAAGGCGCTGTTCGGCGATATTTCGTTCGGTCAGCGCTGA